The Oncorhynchus mykiss isolate Arlee chromosome 14, USDA_OmykA_1.1, whole genome shotgun sequence genome segment GAGGAGATGGAGGCAGAGCTGCAAGAGAGGGTGGAGTCCAGCCAGAAGCAGGCCAACCGCGTGGTGGAGATCTACGACAGCCTGAAGACCACCGTGGAGCAGCTAAAGAAGGACCAGGACTCTGGAGCAGgtgacaggggagagaggagctggggggaaaGGGAGgcatggaggggggagagggttgAAGACTGATGTGCGGTAGGGGTTAGAGGAGTGAGGGAATGAGATGTGAAGGAGTGTAAGCAGTGAGGATTGTGGGTAGGTGTGGAGGGTAGGGTTTTCGGGATGGTGAGAGCAACAAGGGTGTTGAGTGTCTTGTCGTTTTGGGCAGAATGTAGTATTCTCAGTGAGTGAGTTCcttgagggagtgagtgagttcCTTGTTGTGTGGGTGAAGGAATTCcttgagtgagtgaatgagttcCTTGAGGCAGTTCCTTGTTGTCAGGAGTAGTAGTAATGTCATGACATCGAGTCTTGCACTTCCAGAGGGTTCCATGTGGCAGGTCGCTGCCCAGCTCAACACCCTCCTGTCCAGTGAGAATGACCGGCTGCGTCAGCTGACTGAGGACCTTCAGCAGAAGCACAGTCACATGACTAGCGAGGTGATTTGATGTCTTGCATCCTGGCACGTCTGTTTTATTTATCTCCCGCTACACTATGTACATTACTAATGGATCACCACCGCGATCATATTAACAGTGATTCTGTGTCCCTGTCCATCTGTAGTCTCGTTCTCTGGGCAGGGCAGTGGCGAGGGCAGACACGCGGGTCAGTGAGCTGCAGGGCCTCATCGAGGAGCTCCAGTGGGACATGGAGAAGATCCGACGCAGAGAGAACCGCCTCAACACACACCTGGGAGAAATCctggagagggtaagactgcGGCTGTATGTTTTTGTGAGTCCACGTCagactgagtctctctctctttgcagtAATGTGTGTTTGACATCTACGGTGGTCTACCATTTTGTAATGAAGTATTTCTGTGTCATTGTGTTCATATACCACAGAACTATATTTATGGGAATGTAAAAGTGTTTATTCCATGGCCACTGTGTAATTCCTCCCAGGTAAACAGTAAAGGCTACAAGGTGTGTGGGGAGGCCAGCAGTGTGTGTGGAACCATTACCATCAACAAGAGAAAGGTACAAAAATATCCTCTTTGTTCTGCTATTTGCACTTGTCAGAAACTGCACGGACCTGGAGTTATAACTCTTtcattctccttccctcttcctctcctttcccctttctctgccccctccctcgtcacccctctcttctcctctctccctgtcagttTGAGGAGATGAATAGTGAGTTGGAGGAGAACAGGGAGCTGGCGGAGAACCGTCTGAGTGAGCTGCAGCGGCGGCAGCAGGACCTGCAGACGTTTAACCAGGAGAACAACAACATGAAGGTGAGCCTGCAGAGCCTGACCCTGGGCCTGGGCCGCCAGAATCCTATGGCTCTCTCCCCCAACCCAGCCATTGGATTAGCTGAGGTCCCACGTCCTTATTCAGCCATCCAAACCAGTCAAATGAAGGTAAATAGATAGATGGAGGTTTTTACTGCTTTCTCTGTTACTTTACTCACTACCaatctgtgtctcctctctctcacctctctccctctcttttatgTCTCTCACTTCTATCCCTCTCTTtgatctgtctctttctcacctctctccctctctttgatctgtctctctcacttctctccctctctttgatctctctctcacttctatccctctctttaatctgtctctctcacttctatccctctctttgatctgtctctttctcacctctctccctctctttgatctgtctctctcacttctctccctctctttgatcTGTCTCTCACTTCTATCCCTCTCTttgatctgtctctctcacttctctccctctctttgatctgtctctctcacttctctcactCTTTTCAATCCCTCTCTcacttctatccctctctcatgctGTCTgtatctcttcacctctctctcactccatttcATTTTTCtcttgtctccctttctctctccttctttctctttctctgcctctctctgtcaggtggaGTTGTTGAGTCGTGCTGAGGGGGTGGTCAGGGAGAGCTCAGAGTACCGCTGTCTCCAGTCCCAgttctctgtcctctacaacgaGTCTGTGGGCCTCAAGTCTCAGCTGGACGAGACGCGCACACGCCTCAACACCACCAGGACGGCACGCCTCCGACAGCTAGAACACatggaggtgtgtttgtgtgcttgcaTTAGTGCCTGTAAGCGCGCGTGTCTCGACTCGACTTTTAACGTCTTTTTAATcgagagggatgtgtgtgaatTTAGCCTCTTTATTCAACAACGATGAGGCTGTGTGTGTAACCGCCTCTCGTCTGTGTTACAGAATGATGAGGTGTCTCTCCAGAGGAAGGTGCGTACTGAGGTGTTCCAGCTAGAGGACACTCTGGCCCAGGTCAGGAAGGAGTATGAGATGCTCCGGATCGAATTTGAACAGACCCTCGCTGCCAACGAACAAGCAGGTCAGCGTCTTCACCACAAATGAAAATACATTTGGCCTCACGCTCACCGGCCAGTGTTTAGGCACAGTTTTGAGATACTCCTCGAAAACGTAATCACTTTtttattttgtctctctctctatccctctctcaggtCCTATCAACAGGGAGATGCGTCACCTGATCAGCACCCTGCAGACACACAACCAGCATATGAAGGGAGAGGTTGTGAAATACAAACTGACACTCAGAGAGGCACAGACTGACCTCAGCCAGgtaagggaagggggagagagcgagagaaagagggcaagagggagatggagagcgcGAGAGTgtaagaggcagggagggagggagggaagaagagagactgTAAGGGAGTGAAGACCATAAAGATTCATCTGTGCGATTCCCTCCTCTCATAGGCTCGTACTACGAAGGGCAGTGCTATCCTTCAATCACAATCCAGTACGGAGCTGGACCTGAAGGAAGAGACCACCTCCCCCCTGATGCCCGCTGCCTCTGCTGATGTCACCATCAAGATGGAGTCTGACAATGGTTCAGCCACACCCACCAGCACTAGTACGTGTTATTAAGTGTTAATCATTCATTACCTCTTTATTAACTCCTTATTAACTGAtattcatcatctctctctctctctgtaggtaccTCAGTGAAGACGGAGCCTgggacagaaacagagggagaaatcaaagaggaggagaaagaaaaagaggtgaagaaagagaaggaaaaggaacgagagagggagagagagaggccaaccCGTGGAGGGGGTGGGAccgaggagaaggagaaggctgGGACCAGCAACCAATTGGAAGAGGTTGTTCCGGAGCGCACGTTTGTGATTGGAGGACCGAAGAGGAAGGAGGTGGAGCAACTGAAAATTGTCCGGGCGGAGCTAAAGTAAGTTTGATTGTGGTGACAGTCATGATTGGTGATTGATAATTGGGGTGATGATGATAATGAGGAGGACAGTAGTAGTGGCTGACGAAGGCTATGTCCCTGTAGGAAAGCCCAGGAGTCTCAGAGGGAGATGAAGCTACTGCTGGATATGTACCGCTCCGCGCCCAAAGAGCAGAGGGACAAAGTCCAGCTCATGGCCGCTGAGAAGAAGGCTAAGTCAGAGGTACACACTTGGCTGATGCTACTGACGCTACTTCGCCAGCAAGCATTGTGTGCTGTTTATGGGTTTAATTGATTGGTTAGttgtatgatagtgatgatggtaaTACTCTGTGTATTGGATGGTTAGTATTGAGTGGAAGTAATTGATTGATGGTATAACAGTGATGTAACCACTATGTGCTCTGCATATTGAGCTACTATTGAGTGATAATAACCCAGTGAGCACAAGATGTTGGAAAGCCATATTTCACTGTCTTTTCAACCAAAAAGACGTATTTTCAACATACACTGCTCGaagaaataaagggaacactaaaataacacatcctagatctgaatgaatgaaatattcagaTATTCAGATattccaaatatatatatataccaaatattattttttctttacatagtttaatgtgctgacaacaaaatcacacaaaaattatcaatggaaatcaaatttatcaacccatggaggtctggatttagaGTCAcacacaaaattaaagtggaaaaccacactacaggctgatccaactttgatgtaatttccttaaaacaagtcaaaatgaggctcagtagtgtgtgtggcctccacgtgcctgtatgacctccctacaacgcctgggcatgctccggatgaggtggcggatggtctcctgagggatctcctcccagacctggactaaagcatccgccaactcctggacagtctgttgtgcaacagtctgttggtggatggagcgagacatgatgtcccagatgtgctcaattggattcaggtctggggaacgggcgggccagtccatagcatcaatgccttcctcttgcaggaactgctgacacactccagccacatgaggtctagcattgtcttgcattaggaggaacccagggccaaccgcaccagcatatggtctcacagggggtctgaggatctcatcttggtacctaatggcagtcaggctacctctggcgagcacatggagggctgtgcggccccccaaagaaatgccaccccacaccatgactgacccatcgccaaactggccatgctggaggatgttgcaggcagcagaacgttctccacggcgtctccagactctgtcacgtgctcagtgtgaacctgctttcatctgtgaagagcacagggcgccagtggcgaatttgccaatcttggtgttctctggcaaatgccaaacgtcctgcacggtgttgggctgtaagcacaacccccacctgtggacgtcgggccctcatgccaccctcatggagtctgttgctgaccatttgagcagacacgtgcacatttgtggcctgttggaggtcattttgcagggctctggcagtgctcctcctgctcctccttgcacaaaggcggaggtagcggtcctgcacagcaaaccttcttgccacagctcgcattgatgttccatcctggatgagctgcactacctgagctacttgtgtgggttgtagactccgtctcat includes the following:
- the rnf20 gene encoding E3 ubiquitin-protein ligase BRE1A isoform X2 yields the protein MSGQKRMCDSNIPSSSSSAPPEKRREREGGEDGGPGVSATAGGSTAVETVIKLGGVSNSEEQDVKALQVKNRKLGESLDQRQVIEDELRERIERLETRQATDDASLLILNRYWNQFDDNVCLIGRRYDESGSESVETPAGEGRSLKPDTPEPDGDSNQERAKDRGHQGETTTSFLATLASSSSEEMEAELQERVESSQKQANRVVEIYDSLKTTVEQLKKDQDSGAEGSMWQVAAQLNTLLSSENDRLRQLTEDLQQKHSHMTSESRSLGRAVARADTRVSELQGLIEELQWDMEKIRRRENRLNTHLGEILERVNSKGYKVCGEASSVCGTITINKRKFEEMNSELEENRELAENRLSELQRRQQDLQTFNQENNNMKVSLQSLTLGLGRQNPMALSPNPAIGLAEVPRPYSAIQTSQMKVELLSRAEGVVRESSEYRCLQSQFSVLYNESVGLKSQLDETRTRLNTTRTARLRQLEHMENDEVSLQRKVRTEVFQLEDTLAQVRKEYEMLRIEFEQTLAANEQAGPINREMRHLISTLQTHNQHMKGEVVKYKLTLREAQTDLSQARTTKGSAILQSQSSTELDLKEETTSPLMPAASADVTIKMESDNGSATPTSTSTSVKTEPGTETEGEIKEEEKEKEVKKEKEKERERERERPTRGGGGTEEKEKAGTSNQLEEVVPERTFVIGGPKRKEVEQLKIVRAELKKAQESQREMKLLLDMYRSAPKEQRDKVQLMAAEKKAKSEAEELKQRLRDLEERERREGKKMADEEALRKICSVEEQINILNKKLSLAKQEDALLSEMDVTGQAFEDMQEQNIRLMQQLREKDDANFKLMSERIKSNQIHKLLKEEKEELADQLLTLKTQVDAQLQVVRKLEEKERLLQGTIGTAERELALRTQALDMNKRKTQESTVLSEEVRSQLDQVQQRLGTVREEVIENSISKEKQSFNARRAQEDISKLRRKIEKAKKPAETVRNGDDILNEEINDYKARLTCPCCNSRVKDAVLTKCFHVFCFECVKTRYDTRQRKCPKCNAAFGANDFHRIYIE
- the rnf20 gene encoding E3 ubiquitin-protein ligase BRE1A isoform X1 — protein: MSGQKRMCDSNIPSSSSSAPPEKRREREGGEDGGPGVSATAGGSTAVETVIKLGGVSNSEEQDVKALQVKNRKLGESLDQRQVIEDELRERIERLETRQATDDASLLILNRYWNQFDDNVCLIGRRYDESGSESVETPAGEGRSLKPDTPEPDGDSNQERAKDRGHQGETTTSFLATLASSSSEEMEAELQERVESSQKQANRVVEIYDSLKTTVEQLKKDQDSGAEGSMWQVAAQLNTLLSSENDRLRQLTEDLQQKHSHMTSESRSLGRAVARADTRVSELQGLIEELQWDMEKIRRRENRLNTHLGEILERVNSKGYKVCGEASSVCGTITINKRKFEEMNSELEENRELAENRLSELQRRQQDLQTFNQENNNMKVSLQSLTLGLGRQNPMALSPNPAIGLAEVPRPYSAIQTSQMKVELLSRAEGVVRESSEYRCLQSQFSVLYNESVGLKSQLDETRTRLNTTRTARLRQLEHMENDEVSLQRKVRTEVFQLEDTLAQVRKEYEMLRIEFEQTLAANEQAGPINREMRHLISTLQTHNQHMKGEVVKYKLTLREAQTDLSQARTTKGSAILQSQSSTELDLKEETTSPLMPAASADVTIKMESDNGSATPTSTSTSVKTEPGTETEGEIKEEEKEKEVKKEKEKERERERERPTRGGGGTEEKEKAGTSNQLEEVVPERTFVIGGPKRKEVEQLKIVRAELKKAQESQREMKLLLDMYRSAPKEQRDKVQLMAAEKKAKSEAEELKQRLRDLEERERREGKKMADEEALRKICSVEEQINILNKKLSLAKQEEDALLSEMDVTGQAFEDMQEQNIRLMQQLREKDDANFKLMSERIKSNQIHKLLKEEKEELADQLLTLKTQVDAQLQVVRKLEEKERLLQGTIGTAERELALRTQALDMNKRKTQESTVLSEEVRSQLDQVQQRLGTVREEVIENSISKEKQSFNARRAQEDISKLRRKIEKAKKPAETVRNGDDILNEEINDYKARLTCPCCNSRVKDAVLTKCFHVFCFECVKTRYDTRQRKCPKCNAAFGANDFHRIYIE
- the rnf20 gene encoding E3 ubiquitin-protein ligase BRE1A isoform X3 — translated: MSGQKRMCDSNIPSSSSSAPPEKRREREGGEDGGPGVSATAGGSTAVETVIKLGGVSNSEEQDVKALQVKNRKLGESLDQRQVIEDELRERIERLETRQATDDASLLILNRYWNQFDDNVCLIGRRYDESGSESVETPAGEGRSLKPDTPEPDGDSNQERAKDRGHQGETTTSFLATLASSSSEEMEAELQERVESSQKQANRVVEIYDSLKTTVEQLKKDQDSGAEGSMWQVAAQLNTLLSSENDRLRQLTEDLQQKHSHMTSESRSLGRAVARADTRVSELQGLIEELQWDMEKIRRRENRLNTHLGEILERVNSKGYKVCGEASSVCGTITINKRKFEEMNSELEENRELAENRLSELQRRQQDLQTFNQENNNMKVELLSRAEGVVRESSEYRCLQSQFSVLYNESVGLKSQLDETRTRLNTTRTARLRQLEHMENDEVSLQRKVRTEVFQLEDTLAQVRKEYEMLRIEFEQTLAANEQAGPINREMRHLISTLQTHNQHMKGEVVKYKLTLREAQTDLSQARTTKGSAILQSQSSTELDLKEETTSPLMPAASADVTIKMESDNGSATPTSTSTSVKTEPGTETEGEIKEEEKEKEVKKEKEKERERERERPTRGGGGTEEKEKAGTSNQLEEVVPERTFVIGGPKRKEVEQLKIVRAELKKAQESQREMKLLLDMYRSAPKEQRDKVQLMAAEKKAKSEAEELKQRLRDLEERERREGKKMADEEALRKICSVEEQINILNKKLSLAKQEEDALLSEMDVTGQAFEDMQEQNIRLMQQLREKDDANFKLMSERIKSNQIHKLLKEEKEELADQLLTLKTQVDAQLQVVRKLEEKERLLQGTIGTAERELALRTQALDMNKRKTQESTVLSEEVRSQLDQVQQRLGTVREEVIENSISKEKQSFNARRAQEDISKLRRKIEKAKKPAETVRNGDDILNEEINDYKARLTCPCCNSRVKDAVLTKCFHVFCFECVKTRYDTRQRKCPKCNAAFGANDFHRIYIE